A stretch of Candidatus Saccharimonadales bacterium DNA encodes these proteins:
- the nrdR gene encoding transcriptional regulator NrdR — MKCRECDYLDSKVIESRDLDEGTVVRRRRQCLRCGHRFTTYERLEMPSIAVVKKDGRRELFDRRKVAGGIYKACEKRPIAIALVEEIIAQIEREVRGWGEAEVESDRIGELVMQKLFSLDDVAYVRFASVYRSFADVASFEQELLRLKNKGT; from the coding sequence ATGAAATGCCGCGAGTGCGATTATCTCGATTCGAAAGTCATTGAATCGCGGGATTTAGATGAAGGCACCGTGGTCAGGCGCCGCCGTCAGTGTTTGCGCTGCGGCCACCGCTTTACAACTTACGAGCGCTTGGAGATGCCCTCAATCGCTGTCGTCAAAAAGGACGGCCGGCGAGAGTTATTCGATCGTAGGAAGGTGGCTGGGGGGATTTATAAAGCTTGCGAGAAGCGACCGATTGCTATTGCCTTGGTGGAAGAAATCATTGCCCAAATCGAACGCGAAGTCCGTGGGTGGGGGGAGGCCGAGGTCGAGAGCGATCGCATCGGCGAATTAGTCATGCAAAAATTATTTTCGCTCGACGATGTGGCCTACGTTCGCTTTGCCAGTGTTTATCGCAGTTTTGCCGACGTGGCGAGCTTTGAACAAGAATTACTGAGGCTCAAAAATAAGGGGACTTAA
- a CDS encoding adenosylcobalamin-dependent ribonucleoside-diphosphate reductase gives MTATIELERLTKLDARIQGAFAMATIFEPPYNPNSLKVFNKRYPRKDDDGEPTESPAETHWRVNVNVASVTVLYVEGADWEEGDVEPERIDLTRLTYEEMPFPYRTIVRQFNWQLEHGRKLKSFWDLVENGIDDWLERAAAYYEMTSRLIFIPNSPTWTGAGTPLGQLAACFVLPIEDTLVDGYANIMKTVRDAVAIQKTGGGNGFSFGRLRPEGSIVRSSMGQSTGVVGYLRMYNAVFEEIRQGGSRRGANMGVCPIWHPDALAFIRAKVEEGLLKNFNISVGVTDRFLEAVENNSDWNFHFPGPDGPVAKVEWKGEKVTSIPARELWDYIVRCAWEKGDPGLLFIDEANRFNPCPTRYTLESTNPCGEQWLAPYENCCLGSIAIQNFVREDGSLDWGEFDRYHRLAYQMLDDVVDANGYVPSVPELEFAAQNGRRVGLGEMGVADAMVKVFNPGRGAIGVRYGSEDGLDFASQVAERMRFISMMSAIERAEERGAFPWIANSIYDPALLREHGFGAKVQTVMDDGETPCTINLWETPKPLVEHKLDFGRPPCNWQLVEEGLLAHGIRNSATNTFAPTGTIASTAGVEGYGGECMFALIYKRIMMQEAENIELSYVSSLLEEALRREGFDENMLAVVAEAVAMNNGSCQGLDSVPESVQYAFVVAADLTPAEHVMTQAALQAFVDNSISKTINFANAATVEDVNEAYHLATRTRCKGITIYRQGSRDLEVLSVSTETPETGELEVLDEAHWPFVRPLPLPDYISTPGRGLPTIEYAVRTPFGKLWVDVCELREHPGRPYHIRCSIGKSGEDIPAFMEAIGRLFSWGLRLGGDVRDGADAIMGIGGSTREEGLRPERKALSIPDALGHFLLQHADAVEAAITAARDEASETQAQVSMITEVVALTPTQPVEEKAVVETRGNICPECRSAQVIYSEGCQKCANFPHSCTYNKCG, from the coding sequence ATGACCGCAACCATCGAACTCGAGCGACTGACCAAGCTGGACGCTCGGATCCAGGGGGCGTTTGCGATGGCCACCATCTTTGAGCCTCCGTACAACCCTAATTCCCTCAAGGTCTTCAACAAGCGTTATCCGCGCAAGGACGACGATGGTGAGCCGACCGAATCGCCGGCCGAAACGCATTGGCGAGTCAACGTCAACGTAGCCAGCGTTACTGTGCTCTACGTCGAAGGGGCCGACTGGGAAGAGGGCGACGTTGAGCCGGAGAGGATCGACCTCACAAGGCTGACTTACGAGGAGATGCCGTTCCCATACCGCACAATTGTGCGCCAGTTCAACTGGCAGCTTGAGCACGGACGGAAGCTCAAGAGCTTCTGGGACTTGGTGGAAAACGGCATCGACGACTGGTTGGAGAGAGCCGCCGCCTACTACGAAATGACCAGCCGGCTCATTTTCATCCCGAACTCTCCCACCTGGACGGGTGCGGGTACACCGCTTGGTCAACTCGCCGCCTGCTTCGTACTTCCCATTGAGGATACATTGGTGGACGGGTATGCCAACATCATGAAAACGGTGCGGGATGCCGTTGCCATTCAGAAGACTGGCGGCGGCAACGGTTTCTCGTTTGGGCGCTTGCGTCCGGAGGGGTCAATTGTTCGGTCGAGTATGGGGCAGTCTACCGGAGTGGTTGGCTATCTGCGGATGTACAACGCTGTCTTTGAGGAGATCCGGCAGGGCGGTAGCCGGAGGGGGGCTAACATGGGTGTCTGCCCAATCTGGCACCCGGATGCCCTAGCCTTTATTCGCGCAAAGGTAGAGGAGGGCTTACTCAAAAACTTCAATATCTCGGTCGGCGTGACTGATCGCTTCCTCGAAGCCGTCGAGAACAACAGCGACTGGAACTTCCACTTTCCCGGACCCGATGGCCCCGTGGCCAAGGTTGAGTGGAAGGGCGAAAAGGTCACGAGTATTCCAGCTCGGGAACTGTGGGATTACATTGTGCGCTGCGCCTGGGAGAAGGGCGATCCTGGCCTCCTCTTCATCGACGAGGCCAACCGGTTCAACCCGTGCCCCACGCGCTACACACTGGAGTCCACTAACCCTTGTGGTGAACAGTGGCTTGCGCCATACGAGAACTGCTGCCTCGGCTCGATTGCCATCCAGAACTTTGTTCGTGAAGATGGCAGTCTTGACTGGGGCGAGTTCGACCGCTACCACCGCTTGGCCTACCAGATGTTGGATGACGTGGTCGATGCCAACGGCTACGTGCCCAGCGTTCCGGAGTTGGAGTTTGCCGCCCAGAACGGTCGGCGGGTTGGTCTGGGAGAGATGGGAGTGGCCGATGCCATGGTCAAAGTCTTCAATCCGGGTCGGGGCGCTATTGGCGTTCGGTACGGCTCTGAGGATGGGCTCGACTTCGCTAGCCAGGTGGCTGAGCGGATGCGCTTCATCTCCATGATGTCTGCTATCGAGCGGGCAGAGGAGCGCGGGGCCTTCCCCTGGATCGCCAACTCCATCTACGACCCAGCGCTGCTGCGTGAGCACGGATTTGGGGCTAAGGTGCAGACGGTGATGGACGACGGTGAGACACCTTGCACCATCAACCTCTGGGAGACACCCAAGCCGCTGGTCGAGCACAAGCTTGACTTCGGCCGGCCGCCCTGCAACTGGCAGCTGGTGGAGGAGGGGCTGCTGGCTCACGGCATTCGCAACTCAGCCACCAATACCTTCGCCCCAACAGGGACAATCGCCTCAACGGCCGGCGTCGAAGGATACGGTGGCGAGTGCATGTTCGCGTTGATCTACAAGCGCATCATGATGCAGGAAGCTGAGAACATCGAGCTTTCATACGTCTCAAGCCTCTTGGAAGAGGCATTGAGGCGTGAAGGCTTCGATGAGAACATGCTTGCAGTAGTTGCCGAGGCTGTTGCCATGAATAACGGCTCCTGTCAGGGGCTGGACTCAGTGCCCGAGTCAGTGCAATACGCCTTCGTGGTGGCAGCCGACCTGACTCCGGCCGAGCATGTCATGACCCAAGCGGCATTACAGGCTTTCGTGGATAACTCCATTTCCAAGACCATCAACTTCGCTAATGCAGCGACGGTCGAGGATGTGAACGAGGCCTACCACCTTGCTACCCGAACGCGTTGCAAGGGGATCACGATCTACCGTCAAGGTAGCCGTGATCTCGAGGTGCTTTCGGTCAGTACTGAGACTCCGGAAACTGGAGAGCTTGAGGTGCTCGACGAGGCTCACTGGCCATTTGTGCGGCCGTTGCCTCTGCCGGATTACATCAGCACTCCGGGCAGAGGGTTGCCCACAATCGAGTACGCCGTTCGTACTCCGTTCGGCAAGCTCTGGGTTGACGTCTGCGAACTTCGAGAACACCCTGGGCGGCCGTATCACATCCGATGCAGCATCGGGAAGTCCGGTGAGGACATCCCGGCATTCATGGAGGCTATCGGGCGGCTCTTCTCGTGGGGCCTTCGGCTCGGTGGTGACGTCCGGGATGGCGCAGATGCCATCATGGGAATTGGAGGTAGCACACGCGAAGAGGGACTTCGTCCCGAACGCAAGGCACTCTCGATTCCGGACGCGCTGGGTCATTTCTTGCTCCAGCATGCTGATGCCGTGGAAGCCGCCATCACTGCGGCAAGGGATGAGGCTTCTGAAACGCAGGCCCAGGTTTCAATGATCACCGAAGTGGTGGCATTGACACCCACACAGCCCGTCGAAGAGAAAGCTGTCGTGGAGACCCGTGGCAACATCTGCCCCGAGTGCCGCTCAGCTCAAGTCATCTACTCCGAGGGCTGCCAGAAGTGTGCAAACTTCCCCCATAGCTGCACCTATAACAAGTGCGGCTAG
- a CDS encoding YggT family protein: MIPIIVTFIDLFSLVFTILLLGRVVLSWIYPHPGSNAITTWLYELTEPVLVPIRKLMPQTGMIDLAPLAAFFLLQALVWAAHYLLLHLG; the protein is encoded by the coding sequence ATGATTCCGATCATCGTCACTTTTATAGATCTGTTTTCGCTGGTGTTTACGATCTTGTTGTTGGGCCGAGTGGTGCTGAGTTGGATTTATCCTCATCCGGGCAGTAATGCAATAACCACCTGGCTCTATGAATTAACCGAACCAGTGCTGGTACCCATTCGCAAGTTAATGCCTCAGACCGGCATGATAGATTTGGCACCGCTGGCGGCTTTCTTTTTACTTCAGGCTCTAGTCTGGGCGGCTCACTATTTACTTCTGCACCTGGGTTAG